From the Scophthalmus maximus strain ysfricsl-2021 chromosome 11, ASM2237912v1, whole genome shotgun sequence genome, one window contains:
- the mrps23 gene encoding 28S ribosomal protein S23, mitochondrial, giving the protein MAGSRLEKFGTVFNRVRDLMRSGVIQPTEKPLWYDVYQAFPPKRDPLQVKPRNRPSSQKRETVHDIFYQEDEVRAKFYEQYGAGPWPLDLTKSSYVSMCQRFVNKYTDLKRHSELDESALFEETGKALLSEGLVLRRKGASSVSAESKEPMLRLKLTDMLAEKQSVGVDSKETMDQTTQMETPPIDHSNSKTTG; this is encoded by the exons ATGGCGGGTAGCAGACTGGAGAAATTTGGAACTGTGTTCAACCG GGTTCGAGATCTGATGCGCTCCGGAGTCATACAGCCAACAGAGAAACCCCTCTGGTATGATGTATACCAGGCTTTTCCACCAAAGAGGGACCCGCTGCAAGTGAAGCCACGCAACAGACCCAGTAGCCAGAAGCGGGAAACAGTGCATGATATCTTCTATCAGGAGGATGAAGTCAGAGC GAAGTTCTATGAGCAGTATGGGGCGGGTCCTTGGCCTCTTGATCTCACCAAATCGTCTTATGTGTCTATGTGTCAGAG ATTTGTAAACAAGTACACAGATTTGAAGAGACACAGCGAGCTGGACGAGTCTGCTCTTTTTGAGGAGACTGGGAAGGCTTTACTCTCCGAGGGCCTTGTGCTGAGAAGAAAAGGAGCTTCATCT GTGTCAGCGGAGTCCAAGGAACCGATGCTCAGGCTAAAGCTAACAGACATGCTGGCAGAGAAGCAGTCAGTCGGTGTCGACAGCAAGGAGACCATGGACCAGACTACGCAAATGGAGACACCACCCATAGACCACAGCAACTCAAAAACCACTGGATGA